From Acinetobacter lwoffii, a single genomic window includes:
- a CDS encoding RnfH family protein — MSEAMIWVAYATPEKQFHLAVPFQSGMTALDAIEQSGIREQVELPEPLSLGIFGVRLQDHQQQLAAGDRVEIYRPLTINPKDIRRKRAEKNPVGRYARGNLLRKLKPSSE; from the coding sequence ATGAGTGAGGCGATGATCTGGGTGGCGTATGCGACGCCAGAAAAACAATTTCATCTAGCCGTGCCATTTCAGTCCGGCATGACAGCATTGGATGCGATTGAGCAAAGTGGAATCCGTGAGCAGGTCGAATTGCCTGAACCGTTATCTCTGGGCATTTTTGGCGTGCGCTTGCAAGATCATCAGCAGCAACTGGCAGCAGGTGATCGGGTGGAAATTTATCGGCCACTGACCATCAATCCTAAAGACATCCGACGTAAACGCGCCGAGAAAAATCCTGTGGGTCGTTATGCCAGAGGCAATCTTTTAAGAAAGCTGAAACCATCTTCCGAATAG
- a CDS encoding OmpA family protein — translation MRALVISAAVAGAVALTGCQSTGNNIGGVEYDKAALGTLSGAAAGYGVSKGNANTSRQNNRAAAIGAVVGGAAGVYLDNKEKKLRQATAGTGVDVNRNADGSINLVMPGSITFDTNKSNIKPNFYGTLNKVAQVLTEDNKSGILVTGYTDSTGNDSINLPLSQARANSVATYLAGQGVSRTRINAQGLGSANPIADNTTAAGKEQNRRVEIAVYAVQ, via the coding sequence ATGCGTGCACTAGTCATTTCAGCAGCTGTAGCAGGGGCCGTAGCACTTACAGGTTGTCAATCAACTGGTAATAACATCGGTGGTGTGGAATATGATAAAGCTGCTCTAGGTACTTTAAGTGGTGCTGCAGCAGGTTACGGTGTTTCTAAAGGCAATGCGAATACCAGCCGTCAAAATAACCGTGCAGCAGCGATTGGTGCTGTTGTTGGTGGTGCAGCGGGTGTGTATCTTGATAACAAAGAGAAAAAATTACGTCAAGCAACAGCGGGTACGGGCGTAGACGTTAACCGTAATGCAGATGGTTCGATTAACCTTGTGATGCCAGGCAGCATTACATTTGATACCAACAAATCAAATATCAAACCAAACTTCTATGGCACTTTAAACAAAGTGGCGCAAGTATTAACTGAAGATAACAAGAGCGGTATCCTTGTAACTGGTTATACAGACAGCACGGGTAATGACTCAATTAACTTGCCATTGTCTCAAGCACGCGCAAACTCTGTAGCGACTTACTTGGCAGGCCAAGGTGTTTCACGTACACGTATTAATGCTCAAGGTTTAGGTTCAGCGAACCCAATTGCAGACAATACAACTGCCGCAGGTAAAGAGCAAAACCGTCGTGTAGAAATCGCGGTATATGCAGTTCAATAA
- a CDS encoding outer membrane protein assembly factor BamE, which translates to MQKIMLTLFVTSLLVGCSTLGVYKVDIPQGTPLTQAQAAKIQVGMSHQQVRFLLGSPTVSDPLNPLRWDYIYNYTPGTYAKKAKIPAAQGQHLKIYFNQSGIVERVEGLDTIPESQPGLPGSKEAILNAPPL; encoded by the coding sequence ATGCAAAAAATCATGTTGACGTTATTCGTCACTTCATTGCTCGTCGGCTGTTCGACATTAGGTGTTTATAAAGTAGATATTCCACAAGGAACCCCTTTAACCCAAGCACAAGCCGCTAAAATTCAGGTGGGAATGAGCCATCAACAGGTGCGTTTCTTACTGGGCAGTCCAACAGTAAGCGATCCACTGAATCCTTTACGTTGGGACTACATCTATAACTATACCCCAGGAACCTACGCTAAAAAAGCCAAGATCCCGGCAGCCCAAGGCCAGCATTTGAAAATCTACTTTAACCAGTCTGGTATCGTGGAACGCGTTGAAGGTCTGGATACAATTCCAGAATCTCAACCTGGCTTACCAGGATCAAAAGAAGCAATTTTAAATGCTCCTCCACTATAG
- a CDS encoding acyltransferase — MSSNSNKQPTLKKLARGLTVTSVMTGSTFFHGPPVLALGLTKLFKKSAKVDETNIKITNSWLGVNNWLIEHVLKNTEWQISVDESLDLNMQGRYLMTCNHQSWVDTTVNQYFGLSRMPLTRFFTKWELIFIPFVGQAFKILGFPMMKRHSKEQIAKNPALKYRDMEEARKSCEQLISQPFTLLNYLEGTRFTQEKHDQQQSPYTHLLKPKAGGLALALSILGDKIDALVDMTIVYPDGIPGYGEFWLGEVPRIAVNLRKIDIPDWVLGGNYEDDAEYRARFQKWIDQIWTEKDQLIAQMQQNFAQAPVGSVTE; from the coding sequence ATGTCATCGAATAGCAACAAGCAACCGACTTTAAAAAAACTGGCGCGTGGCCTGACGGTCACATCCGTCATGACGGGCAGTACTTTTTTTCATGGTCCCCCGGTGCTGGCCTTGGGTTTAACCAAACTTTTTAAAAAATCCGCAAAAGTGGATGAAACCAATATCAAGATTACCAACAGCTGGTTAGGGGTCAATAATTGGCTGATTGAGCATGTGCTGAAAAATACCGAATGGCAAATCAGTGTAGATGAATCACTGGATTTGAATATGCAGGGCCGTTATTTGATGACCTGTAATCATCAAAGCTGGGTCGATACCACGGTCAACCAGTACTTCGGTCTGAGCCGTATGCCCCTGACGCGTTTCTTTACCAAATGGGAGCTTATTTTTATTCCTTTTGTGGGTCAGGCCTTTAAAATCTTAGGCTTCCCGATGATGAAGCGGCATAGCAAGGAACAGATTGCCAAAAATCCTGCGCTGAAATACCGGGATATGGAAGAAGCACGCAAATCTTGTGAACAGCTGATCAGTCAGCCTTTTACCCTGTTAAATTATCTGGAAGGCACGCGTTTTACCCAAGAAAAGCATGATCAGCAGCAGTCTCCCTATACACATTTACTGAAACCTAAAGCCGGTGGTCTGGCATTGGCACTGAGTATTCTCGGCGATAAAATTGATGCGCTGGTCGACATGACCATTGTTTATCCTGACGGTATTCCGGGCTATGGTGAATTCTGGTTAGGTGAAGTGCCACGTATTGCGGTAAATTTAAGAAAAATTGATATTCCAGACTGGGTACTGGGCGGCAATTATGAAGATGATGCTGAATATCGTGCACGTTTTCAAAAATGGATTGATCAAATCTGGACTGAAAAAGATCAGCTCATCGCACAAATGCAGCAGAACTTTGCCCAAGCCCCGGTCGGATCTGTAACCGAGTAA
- a CDS encoding phosphomannomutase/phosphoglucomutase, whose translation MGSMNHPFPMHIFRAYDIRGKVSLLGAGIIDAIAHGLAQQYQTAGQTRVAIGYDARISSPAFADTIARIFKDYSLEATIVGCCSSPMLYFTARQFDGNGIMVTASHNPKEDNGIKWIIDGEPPCPEMIQQVAQLAKSHCDSQLITLAELPHQIIPEFCLQYQQGILEDIQLKRSFKVILDGLHGSAGRCADLVLRKMGCEVIALRCEANGHFPDHAPDPSQDKHLETLRQTVMQQQADLGIALDGDGDRLVLIDEHGQIITADQLLCLFAEICLSDSAPRQFVYDVKCSTLVRDTVQRLGGEPVMIRTGSSFLRTYLNQSQQQAIFGGEYAGHYVFNDGRGWGYDDGLYAALRVMEYLDQTEQTLAQALAAYPKRHGTEDLYISTRQVRPVELLNFVEQQSARINAQISKIDGIRLDFEDGFGIIRASNTGEYFTVRFDANNAQGLNEIRHLFVAMLRDRYPEIAQDILDAQ comes from the coding sequence ATGGGATCTATGAATCATCCATTCCCCATGCATATCTTTCGTGCCTATGACATACGCGGTAAAGTCAGTCTATTAGGTGCCGGGATCATTGATGCAATTGCCCACGGTTTAGCCCAGCAGTATCAGACTGCGGGACAGACACGTGTCGCCATTGGTTATGATGCACGCATCAGTAGTCCGGCTTTTGCCGACACGATTGCCCGTATTTTTAAAGATTATTCGCTAGAAGCCACTATTGTAGGTTGTTGTTCCAGCCCAATGCTATATTTCACCGCACGCCAGTTTGATGGTAATGGCATTATGGTCACTGCCAGTCATAATCCTAAAGAAGATAATGGGATTAAATGGATTATTGATGGTGAACCACCTTGTCCTGAGATGATTCAACAGGTGGCCCAACTGGCAAAGTCACATTGCGATAGCCAGCTAATTACTTTAGCTGAACTGCCGCATCAGATTATTCCAGAGTTTTGCCTGCAGTATCAGCAGGGAATATTAGAAGATATTCAATTAAAGCGCTCATTTAAAGTGATTCTGGATGGTCTGCATGGCTCAGCCGGACGTTGTGCTGACTTGGTACTCAGAAAAATGGGCTGTGAAGTGATTGCTTTACGTTGCGAGGCGAATGGACATTTTCCGGATCATGCGCCGGATCCTTCGCAAGACAAACATCTTGAGACTTTACGTCAAACCGTCATGCAACAGCAGGCTGATCTCGGTATTGCCTTGGACGGTGATGGCGATCGCCTGGTTCTGATTGATGAACATGGTCAGATTATCACTGCCGATCAATTATTATGCCTGTTTGCCGAAATTTGCCTAAGCGATTCAGCGCCACGCCAATTTGTTTATGATGTGAAATGTTCGACTCTGGTTCGCGATACAGTGCAACGTCTGGGCGGGGAACCGGTGATGATTCGTACCGGCAGTTCATTTCTCAGAACCTATCTGAACCAGTCTCAGCAGCAGGCCATTTTTGGTGGGGAATATGCCGGACATTATGTCTTTAATGATGGTCGCGGCTGGGGCTATGATGATGGCCTCTATGCAGCGCTCCGAGTCATGGAATATCTCGACCAAACGGAGCAAACTCTCGCGCAGGCCTTAGCAGCTTATCCAAAACGACATGGTACTGAAGATCTTTATATTTCAACGCGCCAAGTGCGTCCTGTTGAGCTTTTAAACTTCGTTGAACAACAATCCGCAAGAATTAATGCGCAAATCAGTAAAATTGATGGCATACGTCTTGATTTTGAGGATGGTTTTGGCATCATTCGAGCATCCAATACAGGTGAGTATTTCACGGTGCGCTTTGATGCCAATAATGCTCAAGGTCTGAATGAAATTCGTCATCTGTTTGTAGCCATGTTGCGTGACCGTTATCCAGAGATCGCTCAAGACATTTTAGATGCTCAATAA
- the argB gene encoding acetylglutamate kinase, giving the protein MPNQQTGIDKAQILTEALPYIQRFAGKTLVVKYGGNAMTDPELESSFARDIVLLKTVGINPIVVHGGGPQVDSMLKQLGRESERIDGMRVTDPATMEVVEMVLGGSVNKSIVNLINQHGGRAIGLTGKDGNLIRAQKLLMEKVAEDGSVQQIDLGLVGEVVGVKTDVLEMFTSSDFIPVIAPLGVDEAGNTYNINADLVAGKVAEALGAEKLILLTNITGVLDENKNLLTGLTTQEVDRLIETGVIYGGMIPKVGCALDAVKGGVVSAHIVDGRVPHASLLEIFTDHGVGTLITNRANPHRS; this is encoded by the coding sequence ATGCCAAATCAACAAACAGGCATCGACAAAGCACAGATTTTGACAGAAGCTTTGCCGTATATTCAACGCTTTGCGGGTAAAACCCTGGTGGTAAAATACGGCGGTAATGCGATGACCGATCCTGAGCTGGAAAGTTCATTTGCACGTGATATCGTATTATTAAAAACAGTCGGTATTAATCCGATCGTGGTGCATGGCGGTGGCCCGCAAGTCGATTCCATGCTGAAACAGCTGGGCCGCGAATCTGAGCGTATCGACGGCATGCGCGTGACTGATCCTGCGACCATGGAAGTGGTCGAGATGGTACTCGGTGGTAGCGTCAACAAATCTATCGTGAACCTGATCAACCAGCATGGTGGCCGTGCGATTGGTCTTACCGGTAAAGACGGTAACCTGATCCGTGCGCAAAAACTGCTAATGGAAAAAGTAGCTGAAGATGGGTCGGTTCAGCAAATTGATCTGGGTCTGGTCGGTGAAGTTGTTGGTGTGAAAACCGATGTTCTGGAAATGTTCACCAGTAGTGATTTTATTCCAGTCATTGCCCCGCTAGGTGTCGATGAAGCGGGCAATACCTATAATATCAATGCGGATCTGGTCGCTGGTAAAGTCGCTGAAGCCCTAGGTGCAGAAAAACTGATTCTGCTGACCAATATCACGGGTGTGCTGGATGAAAATAAAAACCTGCTGACTGGTCTGACTACTCAGGAAGTCGATCGTCTGATCGAAACTGGCGTAATCTATGGCGGCATGATTCCAAAAGTAGGTTGTGCGCTGGATGCGGTAAAAGGCGGTGTCGTGAGTGCACATATCGTGGATGGTCGTGTACCACATGCCAGCTTACTGGAAATTTTCACCGATCATGGTGTTGGTACTCTCATTACCAACCGTGCCAATCCGCATCGCTCATAA
- the dut gene encoding dUTP diphosphatase: MKVQVKVLDSRLGQEWPLPTYATTGSAGLDLRACVAETTIIEPGQTVLVKTGLAIYIEDPAFAGLILPRSGLGHKHGIVLGNLVGLIDSDYQGELMVSVWNRSQTAFSLEPGERLAQYVLVPVVQAEFDLVNEFEATERGAGGFGHTGKN, translated from the coding sequence ATGAAAGTTCAGGTGAAAGTCCTTGACTCGCGTCTTGGTCAGGAATGGCCATTACCGACTTATGCTACGACAGGTTCAGCGGGGCTGGATTTGCGTGCGTGTGTTGCAGAAACCACAATCATTGAACCAGGCCAAACGGTTTTGGTAAAAACTGGTTTAGCAATCTATATTGAAGATCCTGCATTTGCTGGTCTGATCTTGCCACGTTCGGGTTTGGGCCATAAACATGGGATCGTGTTGGGTAACCTGGTCGGTTTAATTGATTCTGATTATCAGGGTGAATTGATGGTATCCGTTTGGAACCGTAGTCAGACGGCATTCAGCTTAGAGCCAGGTGAACGTTTGGCGCAGTATGTGTTGGTTCCTGTGGTACAAGCTGAATTCGATCTGGTGAATGAATTCGAAGCGACTGAACGCGGTGCTGGCGGTTTTGGTCATACGGGTAAAAACTAA
- a CDS encoding class II glutamine amidotransferase, which translates to MCQLLGMNCATPTDITFSFRGFSQRAGITSDHADGFGIAFFEDKACRLFVDNQSAVESPIAELVRNYPIKSRNVIAHIRKATQGKINLENSHPFSRELWGRQWIFAHNGDLHDYFPELSGRFTPVGNTDSERAFCYLLDQLVKRFGYHEPKLDQVFDLLAEISPAIAEHGTFNFCLSNGQALFSYAITKLHWLVREYPFRPAQLIDIDVEVDFSQVTTPEDRVAVITTEPLTQNEEWTAFQPGEMILFQHGEKVRSQLTHVDRLERERLDPSLKRITRADQY; encoded by the coding sequence ATGTGCCAACTGCTCGGAATGAATTGTGCCACCCCGACGGATATTACTTTTTCCTTCCGCGGATTTTCCCAGCGGGCGGGCATTACCTCTGATCATGCGGATGGTTTCGGGATTGCTTTTTTTGAAGATAAAGCCTGCCGTCTGTTTGTTGATAACCAGTCTGCGGTTGAGTCGCCGATTGCCGAGCTGGTGCGTAATTATCCGATCAAATCACGTAATGTGATTGCCCATATCCGTAAAGCCACTCAAGGCAAAATTAATCTGGAAAACTCGCATCCTTTTAGCCGTGAACTTTGGGGGCGGCAGTGGATTTTTGCCCATAATGGCGATTTGCATGATTATTTTCCTGAACTGTCAGGGCGCTTTACCCCAGTCGGCAATACCGACAGTGAGCGTGCCTTCTGCTATCTGCTCGATCAACTGGTGAAACGCTTTGGCTATCATGAGCCGAAACTGGATCAGGTTTTCGATCTTCTAGCTGAAATTTCACCTGCAATTGCCGAGCATGGCACCTTTAATTTCTGCCTTTCGAATGGTCAGGCGCTGTTTAGCTATGCGATTACCAAACTCCACTGGCTAGTACGTGAATACCCGTTTAGACCGGCTCAGCTGATTGATATTGACGTCGAAGTGGACTTTAGTCAGGTTACGACCCCTGAAGATCGCGTGGCAGTGATTACTACCGAACCATTGACCCAGAATGAAGAATGGACTGCTTTCCAGCCGGGTGAAATGATCCTGTTTCAGCATGGGGAAAAAGTGCGTTCTCAGTTGACGCATGTGGATCGTCTGGAACGTGAGCGTCTTGATCCTTCCTTAAAACGCATCACGCGAGCTGATCAATATTGA
- the fur gene encoding ferric iron uptake transcriptional regulator encodes MTISNQDLRKAGLKVTLPRIKILELLENSKQHHLSAEDIYKTLLDQGEDVGLATVYRVLTQFEAAGIIERHNFENNHSVFEIMQEDHHDHLVCLNCSKVVEFINDTIEKEQHDVAEKFGFELTGHSLNLYGYCDAPACQEVFRKK; translated from the coding sequence ATGACTATTTCAAACCAAGATTTACGAAAAGCTGGACTGAAAGTTACCCTTCCACGAATTAAAATATTAGAATTACTAGAAAATTCAAAACAACATCATTTAAGTGCGGAAGATATTTACAAGACTTTACTCGATCAGGGCGAAGATGTAGGTTTAGCAACTGTGTATCGTGTGTTAACGCAATTTGAAGCAGCGGGCATCATCGAACGTCATAATTTTGAAAATAATCATTCCGTTTTCGAGATCATGCAGGAAGATCACCACGATCACCTGGTCTGTTTGAATTGCAGCAAAGTCGTTGAATTCATCAATGATACGATTGAAAAAGAGCAGCATGATGTTGCTGAAAAATTTGGTTTTGAATTAACCGGTCACTCTCTGAATCTGTATGGCTACTGCGATGCGCCGGCCTGTCAGGAAGTGTTTCGTAAAAAATAA
- a CDS encoding UvrD-helicase domain-containing protein, whose translation MSLASQLNDKQLEAMKYTQGPLLVLAGAGSGKTSVITRKIAYLVKHCGIPAHRITAMTFTNKAAREMKERVSKLLTREESKGVSVSTFHTFGLNMLRLELKHTPLKNNFSILDADDCKRILMDLMQRDNLSGAESKELIAKAMKMISDWKNDLIPPEQAHTTCETAEDVQFAHLYQLYERNLRAYNAVDFDDLIVMPTRLLQENAEVRDKWQNRVRYLLVDEYQDTNTAQYILVKLLVGVMGQFTAVGDDDQSIYAWRGAKPENMALLQQDFPNLKVIKLEQNYRSTSRILKAANTVIGNNPHIFDKKLWSDKGHGEVIRVITCRNDDDEAERVVKDLITHKLMNGKSWKDYAVLYRGNFQARILETHLRQMQIPYKLSGGQSFFARAEIKDMMSYLRLIINPEDDSAFLRIINTPKRAIGPVTLEKLGLFAQENNLSLLAAAADQRLTMAIPKKATTQLAEFADFIEGFTRNLLDDDEPVPIIRQMMIEAGYIDYIKETAATPAQEKTKLDNIEVLYSSIQSLINRAEDVDEKNIESVIRKMVLLDMLEQQQEEEDTDKVNLLTLHASKGLEFPYVYLIGLEEEILPHKNSIAAETVEEERRLMYVGITRARQGLTITLAEQRKAGGQMKQMTPSRFLDELPEDELEWLGRKKKLAGNIDPKLQAQHYLDNLRNLIKR comes from the coding sequence ATGTCACTCGCCAGTCAGTTAAATGACAAGCAACTTGAAGCCATGAAATACACTCAAGGACCCTTGTTAGTACTTGCAGGAGCGGGTTCAGGCAAGACTTCAGTGATCACGCGAAAAATCGCGTATTTAGTCAAGCATTGCGGGATTCCCGCACATCGTATTACTGCGATGACTTTTACCAACAAGGCAGCACGTGAGATGAAAGAGCGTGTCAGCAAATTGTTGACGCGTGAAGAAAGTAAAGGCGTTTCAGTTTCGACCTTCCATACTTTTGGCCTGAATATGCTGCGCCTGGAGTTGAAACATACCCCACTGAAAAATAATTTCTCGATTCTGGATGCTGACGACTGTAAACGCATTCTGATGGATCTGATGCAGCGTGACAATTTATCCGGTGCAGAAAGCAAAGAACTGATTGCCAAAGCCATGAAAATGATCTCGGACTGGAAAAATGATCTGATTCCACCCGAGCAGGCACATACTACCTGTGAAACTGCCGAAGATGTGCAGTTTGCGCATTTATATCAATTATATGAACGTAATTTACGCGCTTATAACGCCGTGGATTTTGATGACCTGATTGTGATGCCGACGCGCTTGTTGCAGGAAAATGCTGAAGTCCGTGACAAATGGCAAAACCGGGTACGTTATTTGCTGGTGGATGAATATCAGGATACCAACACAGCACAGTATATTCTGGTGAAATTACTGGTTGGTGTGATGGGACAGTTCACCGCCGTAGGCGATGATGATCAGTCGATTTATGCCTGGCGTGGGGCTAAACCGGAAAATATGGCTTTGTTGCAGCAGGATTTTCCTAATCTGAAAGTGATCAAACTGGAACAGAATTATCGTTCGACCAGTCGTATTCTCAAAGCAGCCAACACCGTGATTGGTAATAATCCGCATATTTTTGATAAAAAACTCTGGTCGGACAAAGGCCATGGTGAAGTGATCCGTGTGATTACCTGCCGCAATGATGATGACGAAGCAGAACGCGTGGTCAAAGACCTGATCACGCATAAATTGATGAACGGTAAAAGCTGGAAAGATTATGCGGTGTTGTACCGCGGCAATTTCCAGGCGCGTATCTTAGAAACCCATCTACGTCAGATGCAGATTCCGTATAAATTATCTGGCGGACAGTCCTTCTTCGCACGTGCCGAAATCAAGGACATGATGAGCTATTTACGCTTGATCATTAACCCTGAAGATGACAGTGCATTTTTACGAATTATCAATACGCCAAAAAGGGCAATTGGTCCGGTAACGCTGGAAAAGCTCGGTCTATTTGCTCAGGAAAATAATCTGTCGCTTCTGGCTGCGGCTGCGGATCAGCGTCTGACCATGGCGATTCCGAAAAAGGCCACGACTCAATTGGCTGAGTTTGCCGATTTTATTGAGGGTTTTACCCGCAATTTACTGGATGATGATGAACCAGTGCCAATTATCCGCCAGATGATGATTGAAGCCGGTTATATCGATTACATCAAGGAAACTGCAGCCACACCAGCGCAGGAAAAGACCAAGCTCGACAATATCGAAGTGCTCTATAGCAGCATTCAAAGCCTGATTAACCGCGCTGAAGATGTTGATGAAAAAAATATTGAAAGTGTGATTCGTAAAATGGTGCTGCTGGACATGCTCGAGCAGCAGCAGGAAGAAGAGGACACCGATAAAGTCAATTTATTGACTTTGCATGCGTCTAAAGGTCTGGAATTTCCTTATGTCTATCTGATCGGGCTGGAAGAAGAAATTCTGCCACATAAAAACTCGATCGCTGCAGAAACGGTCGAAGAGGAACGCCGTCTGATGTATGTGGGGATTACCCGTGCACGTCAGGGACTGACCATTACTCTGGCAGAACAGCGCAAGGCCGGTGGGCAGATGAAGCAAATGACCCCAAGCCGTTTCCTGGATGAATTACCAGAAGATGAGCTGGAATGGTTAGGCCGCAAGAAAAAGCTGGCCGGTAACATCGATCCAAAATTACAAGCCCAACATTATCTTGATAATTTGCGTAATCTTATCAAACGATAA
- a CDS encoding PilT/PilU family type 4a pilus ATPase, whose protein sequence is MDFNGLLDYMVEKKASDLFITADVEPSIKINGQILPIGSVKLPGAAVGQLLHSIMTEKQRKEFADSRECNFAISTPDKSARFRVSAFQQRDQPGMVLRRIETVIPTMDELKLPPILKELAMTKRGIIIFVGATGTGKSTSLASLVGYRNENSKGHIITIEDPIEFIHQHKGCIITQREVGIDTDSFEIALKNTLRQAPDVILIGEIRSRETMDYAIAFAETGHLVFATLHANNANQAIDRIIHFFEADRHNQLFMDLSLNMKAIVAQQLIPTIDGNGRRAAIEILINSPLIADLIRKGDVHEIKDLMKRSRELGMQTFDQALYDLYKAKQISYKDALKHADSPNDLRLQIKLSEEGGSHLLRAHSNITFDGQS, encoded by the coding sequence ATGGATTTTAACGGCTTACTCGATTATATGGTGGAGAAAAAAGCATCGGATCTGTTCATTACTGCCGATGTCGAACCGTCCATCAAGATTAATGGGCAGATTTTACCGATTGGCTCAGTAAAATTACCCGGTGCGGCAGTAGGACAACTGCTCCATTCCATCATGACCGAAAAGCAGCGTAAAGAATTTGCTGACAGTCGTGAATGTAACTTTGCCATCAGCACGCCGGATAAAAGTGCCCGCTTCCGTGTCAGTGCTTTTCAGCAACGCGATCAACCGGGGATGGTGCTGCGTCGGATTGAAACTGTTATTCCCACGATGGATGAACTCAAGTTACCGCCGATTCTAAAAGAACTGGCGATGACCAAACGTGGCATCATTATTTTTGTCGGGGCAACGGGTACCGGTAAATCAACCTCGCTGGCGTCTTTGGTCGGTTATCGTAATGAAAATTCCAAAGGTCATATCATTACCATTGAAGATCCGATCGAATTTATTCACCAGCATAAGGGCTGTATTATCACCCAGCGTGAAGTCGGCATCGATACGGATTCATTTGAAATTGCCCTGAAAAATACCCTGCGTCAGGCACCAGACGTGATTCTGATCGGTGAGATCCGTTCACGTGAAACCATGGATTATGCGATTGCCTTTGCCGAAACCGGTCATCTGGTCTTTGCTACCCTGCACGCCAACAACGCCAACCAGGCGATTGACCGGATTATCCATTTCTTCGAAGCAGACCGACATAATCAGCTGTTCATGGACTTGTCCCTGAACATGAAAGCCATTGTGGCACAGCAACTGATTCCAACCATCGATGGTAATGGTCGCCGTGCAGCGATTGAGATTCTGATTAACTCACCACTGATTGCCGACTTGATTCGTAAAGGTGATGTGCATGAGATCAAGGATCTGATGAAGCGTTCCCGTGAACTGGGCATGCAGACCTTCGATCAGGCGCTGTATGATCTGTATAAAGCCAAACAGATCAGCTATAAAGATGCACTGAAACATGCAGATTCACCAAACGACCTGCGTCTGCAAATCAAGCTGTCAGAAGAAGGTGGTAGTCACTTATTACGTGCGCATTCCAACATTACCTTTGATGGTCAGTCCTGA
- a CDS encoding bacteriohemerythrin, producing MKMKWVPDYNTGIDVIDDQHKRILDYINEIDGIDANTERARIKQILDNIIDYTQSHFTFEESLQEEAGYKYRVPHKRVHDLFIKKIESYRDRFELGQSIEHELHEVLSKWLINHIQHDDADYVGAVKENMMGIIKEKEKKTGKNWFARFFS from the coding sequence ATGAAAATGAAATGGGTCCCAGACTATAATACTGGTATCGATGTGATTGACGATCAGCACAAACGAATTCTCGATTATATCAACGAAATTGATGGAATCGATGCCAATACCGAACGTGCCCGTATTAAACAGATTCTTGACAATATTATTGATTATACCCAGTCGCATTTCACCTTTGAGGAATCTCTTCAGGAAGAAGCCGGCTATAAATATCGGGTACCGCATAAACGTGTGCATGACCTGTTTATTAAGAAAATTGAATCATATCGTGACCGTTTTGAACTGGGGCAGTCGATTGAACATGAACTGCACGAAGTATTATCGAAATGGCTGATTAACCATATCCAGCACGATGACGCCGATTATGTCGGTGCCGTGAAAGAAAATATGATGGGGATCATCAAGGAAAAAGAAAAGAAAACCGGTAAAAACTGGTTCGCTCGGTTTTTCTCATAA